In Lysobacter luteus, a single window of DNA contains:
- the cueR gene encoding Cu(I)-responsive transcriptional regulator: MANPARPELAEALADGLHNIGDAARLSGVSAKMIRHYEAIGLIPPASRTFAGYRIYSDKDLHRLRFIKRSRTLGFSVKQIEVLLGLWDDRERASAEVKRMAQAHADDLGHRIEEMQAMQRTLLELAHRCHGDDRPDCPILDDLAGPSGS, from the coding sequence ATGGCCAACCCCGCGCGACCGGAACTGGCCGAGGCACTGGCCGATGGCCTGCACAACATCGGCGATGCCGCGCGACTGAGCGGCGTCAGCGCCAAGATGATCCGCCATTACGAGGCGATCGGCCTGATCCCGCCGGCGAGCCGCACTTTTGCCGGCTACCGCATCTACTCCGACAAGGACCTGCACCGATTGCGCTTCATCAAGCGCAGCCGGACGCTCGGCTTCTCGGTGAAGCAGATCGAGGTATTGCTGGGGCTGTGGGATGACCGCGAGCGCGCCAGCGCCGAGGTCAAGCGCATGGCCCAGGCGCACGCCGACGACCTGGGGCATCGGATCGAGGAAATGCAGGCGATGCAGCGCACGCTGCTGGAGCTGGCGCACCGCTGCCACGGCGACGATCGTCCCGACTGCCCGATCCTCGACGACCTGGCGGGGCCATCCGGCAGCTGA
- a CDS encoding heavy metal translocating P-type ATPase, with translation MNAPTAAPEREVRLDIEGMTCASCAGRVEKALAAVPGVREASVNLATERASVRATGRDRLESDLVAAVTGAGYRATVPADAATPIASDTGAPAAGGAVASPTARKSRELRHLLIAIALSAPLLLPMLLMPFGVDWMLPGWVQFALATPVQFWLGARFYRGGWSALKAGTGNMDLLVALGTSAGYGLSLFHLLSGSGHLYFEASAVVITLVLLGKWLEARAKRQTTEAIRALQALRPATARVVRDGIERELPLAEVVVGDQVAVRPGERFPVDAVVVEGRSHADESLITGESLPVAKEPGDAVTGGALNAEGRLLLRTTAVGAETALARIIRLVEDAQAKKAPIQRLVDRVSAVFVPVVVAIALLTLLGWGFIGGDWNDAILHAVAVLVIACPCALGLATPTAIMAGTGVAARAGILIKDAEVLETARAVDVVAFDKTGTLTEGRPTLARYVAVDGDDAALLRLAAALQAGSEHPLAAAVREAATGMALPSSSDTRAVAGRGVVGDVEGTQLLLGSTRWMEQEGALASAPALRAESDALAARGHSVSWLAERTGDSVQVLGLLAFRDAPRAEAKAAIATLHRLGIRTAMISGDNRGAAQAVADALGIDDVRAEVLPADKVDAVQALKAHGRVAMVGDGINDAPALSAADIGIAMGSGSDVAMHAAGITLMRPDPRLVADAIAISRRTSGKIRQNLFWAFVYNVVGLPLAAAGLLNPVVAGAAMALSSVSVVANTLLLRRWTPRASEEN, from the coding sequence ATGAACGCCCCGACCGCCGCACCCGAGCGCGAAGTACGGCTCGATATCGAGGGAATGACCTGTGCGTCGTGCGCCGGCCGCGTGGAGAAAGCGCTGGCGGCGGTGCCCGGGGTTCGGGAAGCGAGCGTCAACCTCGCGACCGAGCGGGCCAGTGTCCGCGCAACCGGTCGCGACCGGCTCGAGTCGGACCTGGTCGCCGCCGTTACCGGCGCGGGCTATCGCGCCACGGTGCCCGCTGATGCCGCTACCCCCATCGCCTCGGACACCGGGGCCCCGGCTGCCGGCGGTGCGGTTGCGTCGCCGACCGCGCGGAAGTCGCGCGAGCTTCGCCATCTGCTCATCGCGATCGCGCTGTCGGCGCCGCTGCTGCTGCCGATGCTGCTCATGCCGTTCGGCGTGGACTGGATGCTCCCCGGCTGGGTGCAGTTCGCACTGGCCACCCCCGTGCAGTTCTGGCTGGGCGCGCGCTTCTATCGCGGTGGCTGGTCGGCGCTGAAGGCCGGCACCGGAAACATGGACCTGCTGGTCGCCCTGGGCACCAGCGCGGGGTACGGCCTGAGCCTCTTCCATTTGCTGTCGGGTAGTGGACACCTGTACTTCGAGGCGTCGGCTGTTGTCATCACCCTGGTGCTGCTGGGCAAATGGCTGGAGGCGCGGGCCAAGCGCCAGACCACCGAGGCGATCCGCGCATTGCAGGCACTGCGCCCCGCCACCGCCCGCGTCGTGCGCGACGGCATCGAGCGGGAGCTGCCCCTGGCTGAAGTGGTGGTGGGCGACCAGGTCGCCGTGCGCCCCGGCGAGCGGTTCCCGGTAGACGCGGTGGTGGTGGAAGGCCGCAGCCACGCCGACGAATCACTGATCACCGGCGAGTCGTTGCCTGTGGCCAAGGAGCCGGGGGATGCCGTCACCGGCGGTGCGCTCAACGCCGAGGGCCGGCTGCTGCTGCGCACCACCGCGGTCGGTGCCGAGACGGCGCTTGCGCGGATCATCCGGCTGGTCGAGGACGCGCAGGCGAAGAAGGCGCCGATCCAGCGGCTGGTCGACCGGGTGAGCGCGGTCTTCGTGCCGGTGGTGGTCGCAATCGCGCTGCTGACGCTGCTGGGCTGGGGCTTCATCGGCGGTGACTGGAACGACGCCATCCTGCACGCGGTAGCGGTGCTGGTGATTGCCTGCCCCTGCGCGCTGGGTCTGGCCACGCCGACCGCGATCATGGCCGGCACCGGCGTGGCCGCGCGCGCCGGCATCCTGATCAAGGACGCCGAGGTGCTGGAGACCGCTCGGGCGGTCGACGTGGTCGCGTTCGACAAGACCGGGACCCTGACGGAGGGGCGTCCGACGCTGGCCCGGTACGTCGCGGTCGACGGCGACGACGCGGCGCTTTTGAGGTTGGCCGCGGCGCTGCAGGCCGGCAGCGAGCATCCGCTGGCCGCCGCGGTCCGCGAGGCGGCCACCGGCATGGCGTTGCCGTCGTCGAGCGACACCCGCGCGGTGGCGGGGCGCGGCGTGGTGGGCGACGTCGAGGGCACCCAGTTGTTGCTCGGTAGCACGCGCTGGATGGAGCAGGAGGGCGCCCTTGCATCCGCACCCGCGCTGCGGGCCGAGAGCGACGCCTTGGCCGCCCGTGGCCACAGCGTGTCGTGGCTGGCCGAGCGGACCGGCGACAGCGTGCAGGTGCTGGGTTTGCTGGCCTTCCGCGACGCCCCGCGGGCGGAGGCCAAGGCAGCCATCGCGACCCTGCACCGCCTCGGCATCCGCACCGCGATGATCTCCGGCGACAACCGGGGCGCGGCGCAGGCGGTGGCCGACGCGCTCGGCATCGATGACGTGCGCGCCGAGGTGCTTCCTGCCGACAAGGTCGACGCGGTACAGGCGCTCAAAGCGCACGGCCGGGTGGCGATGGTCGGTGACGGCATCAACGATGCCCCCGCGCTGTCGGCCGCCGATATCGGCATTGCGATGGGCAGTGGCAGCGACGTCGCCATGCATGCGGCTGGGATCACCCTGATGCGGCCGGACCCGCGCCTGGTGGCCGACGCGATCGCCATCTCCCGCCGCACCAGTGGCAAGATCCGGCAGAACCTGTTCTGGGCGTTCGTCTACAACGTCGTCGGCCTGCCGCTGGCCGCGGCCGGGCTGCTCAACCCGGTGGTGGCGGGTGCGGCGATGGCGCTGTCGAGCGTCAGCGTGGTGGCCAACACCCTGCTGCTGCGCCGCTGGACGCCCCGCGCATCGGAGGAGAACTGA